In Rhodopirellula bahusiensis, the following proteins share a genomic window:
- a CDS encoding type VI secretion system protein, giving the protein MSDEPTPSLKDRLKSRLNVSLAAMVAALVGIGLLVLAAAAWLVYSIDPTRIAWGDYMTLQRGVWLLALWALSCVVTYVTVRIWMADIPLGDARVRAGWKTGMQLLSQHSVGLNQIPCFLVLGCETRHQQESWLGSEGAPVAQSTSEGSPAIDWHLSKDRLLIFCRDIGVYGTLLRSGTSDEHAEQPKSVPDHVAEASDSPSTSPSDANASEEPVVDSDESSMGDSIDDAVETEPRAEPLAAGSNPSAVAVAQPQTQAAKTQSTSVAHAMQSLERADRLVQDAQSIRPMAQPTRAIPDSLSSVRTTQSQQELSDLCARLRAERFPHAPINGTLVMVDSRMIAEGGSSPGESGRKIGRAIRRDLDQMQSELGIASPVTMMIAENDHPDDYKELQRRLRMVEQQSSVALGKPFVSEEIPTGEAMNQLANDTIREIENRVKQVFQVPRSLTQPQNHRLVRVLIQCRRWRSSLRSMMVESCAANPVDMSSSHSGSISEVNAPIVSGLFVASPGQRSAKSNGAKGHFFESIVAHMIDQQNHLAWTSEERQAWRRHQRFAASLMVVTGILIALFLIQLWTLLRPIIFT; this is encoded by the coding sequence ATGTCCGATGAGCCAACGCCCAGTCTGAAAGATCGCCTGAAATCGCGACTGAACGTGTCGTTGGCCGCTATGGTTGCCGCGTTGGTGGGAATTGGTCTGCTGGTCTTGGCCGCAGCCGCTTGGTTGGTCTACTCAATCGACCCGACGCGAATCGCTTGGGGCGACTACATGACGCTTCAGCGTGGTGTTTGGTTGCTGGCTCTTTGGGCACTTTCCTGCGTGGTCACCTATGTGACGGTACGTATTTGGATGGCGGACATTCCGCTCGGCGACGCTCGCGTTCGCGCCGGTTGGAAAACGGGCATGCAGTTGCTATCGCAGCATAGCGTGGGACTCAACCAAATCCCTTGCTTCTTGGTGTTGGGCTGTGAAACACGACATCAACAAGAATCGTGGCTCGGATCCGAAGGGGCTCCCGTCGCTCAATCCACGTCGGAAGGCTCTCCCGCGATCGATTGGCATCTTTCCAAAGATCGCTTGCTGATCTTCTGCCGAGACATTGGTGTGTATGGGACACTCCTGCGAAGCGGAACATCGGACGAACACGCCGAGCAGCCAAAATCAGTTCCAGACCATGTCGCCGAAGCATCTGATTCACCGTCCACGTCACCGTCGGATGCAAACGCCAGCGAAGAGCCCGTAGTGGACAGCGACGAATCATCCATGGGTGATTCAATCGACGACGCGGTAGAAACGGAACCTCGCGCCGAACCACTTGCCGCCGGTTCAAACCCATCCGCCGTTGCCGTGGCTCAGCCTCAAACTCAGGCAGCAAAGACACAGTCCACCTCCGTCGCTCACGCCATGCAATCGCTCGAACGAGCCGATCGCTTGGTCCAAGACGCTCAATCGATCCGACCGATGGCTCAGCCCACTCGGGCGATCCCTGATTCGCTGTCCTCCGTTCGCACCACGCAATCACAGCAAGAGCTATCCGATTTGTGTGCACGATTGCGAGCCGAACGATTTCCTCACGCACCAATCAATGGCACGCTTGTGATGGTGGATTCGCGAATGATCGCCGAAGGAGGCTCTTCGCCCGGTGAGTCGGGCCGAAAAATCGGACGAGCGATCCGTCGCGACCTCGATCAGATGCAATCCGAATTGGGAATCGCCAGCCCGGTGACCATGATGATCGCCGAAAATGATCATCCCGACGACTACAAAGAACTGCAACGACGCTTGCGGATGGTGGAACAACAATCGTCGGTGGCATTGGGCAAACCATTTGTCTCGGAAGAGATTCCCACCGGCGAAGCAATGAACCAATTGGCAAATGACACGATTCGAGAGATCGAAAATCGTGTCAAACAGGTTTTCCAAGTGCCGCGTTCGCTCACCCAACCTCAAAACCATCGCTTGGTTCGCGTTCTGATCCAGTGTCGTCGCTGGCGTTCCTCGCTGCGAAGCATGATGGTCGAAAGCTGTGCAGCGAATCCGGTGGACATGTCGTCTTCGCATTCCGGAAGCATTTCGGAAGTCAACGCACCAATCGTCAGTGGTCTGTTTGTCGCATCGCCAGGCCAGCGTTCGGCCAAGAGCAACGGAGCGAAGGGACACTTCTTTGAGTCCATCGTCGCACACATGATCGACCAACAAAATCATTTGGCTTGGACGTCGGAAGAACGACAGGCCTGGCGACGTCACCAGCGATTCGCGGCGTCGCTGATGGTGGTCACAGGAATCTTGATCGCACTATTTCTCATTCAACTTTGGACCTTGTTGCGACCCATCATTTTCACTTGA
- a CDS encoding DotU family type IV/VI secretion system protein: MNESLEQFADDYTECVLALIDRLHADEPLDPVAIHQTLSQRLTEARQSHHHDDRWEEAMYALVSLTDELLLEMPWSGRSWWNDHVLEASLFGSRDCSERFYQMAAVASRESSNGVLRVFHDCVLLGFRGVYSIPGLSEATTKELGIPATLELWLEKTQHQLSSDAAEMAPSARLHRSLSGAAPNTTRRSIVWWTVAAATMLIANITMYTLSAGK, encoded by the coding sequence ATGAATGAATCACTCGAACAATTTGCGGACGACTACACCGAATGCGTGCTGGCGTTGATCGACAGGTTGCATGCCGACGAGCCCTTGGATCCCGTCGCCATTCACCAAACTTTGTCGCAACGTTTGACCGAAGCGCGGCAAAGTCATCATCACGATGATCGCTGGGAAGAAGCGATGTACGCGTTGGTTTCCTTGACCGACGAGTTGTTGCTGGAGATGCCATGGTCCGGTCGATCTTGGTGGAACGATCACGTGTTGGAAGCCAGCCTGTTTGGTTCACGTGATTGCAGCGAACGCTTCTATCAGATGGCTGCCGTCGCCAGTCGTGAATCCTCCAACGGCGTGTTGCGAGTCTTCCACGATTGCGTCCTGTTGGGATTCCGTGGCGTGTACTCCATTCCAGGTCTGTCAGAAGCCACCACGAAAGAACTGGGTATTCCAGCAACGTTGGAACTTTGGCTGGAAAAGACACAGCACCAACTCAGCAGCGATGCTGCCGAGATGGCCCCTTCAGCGCGCCTGCACCGATCTCTGAGTGGAGCGGCACCGAACACGACGCGACGAAGCATCGTTTGGTGGACGGTCGCGGCGGCAACGATGTTGATCGCCAACATCACGATGTACACGCTTTCGGCGGGAAAGTAA